The genomic interval CGCAACTCCTCGACTTGGTCGCTCAGTTCTTGAATGGGTGAAGCATCCTCCTCCGCACTGGCGGGCGGTTTTACGGTAGGAATCGGTAGGGGCGGCGCTGGATCTTCGCTGGCCACAAAGGGAAGTGTTGAGTCCGGCAATGTCTGGCCCCACCTGTCCAGCTCGTTCTTGTGCAGCACCGAGGCAATTAGATCCGAAGAGGTGGAGGACGTTTGCTGGAAGAGGCTGGGCGCCTGTTGGTCGAaatactgctgctgctccttggaACGCTCCTCGGGATTGGCGGATGGAATGTTGAGATTGATGTTTGCTCGAAATTCAATGCCCAGACTACTGCAACCAAGATATTTGCGATTGCCCACGGATCTGGCAAACTGTGGCACCCAGGGTGTCTTAAGTTGTTGGGCGAGCTCCTTGCGGATTTTTCGCTCTAGGAGTTGCCTGTGACTCAGGGTTTGCGACTTGCTGCCACCGTCCTCCGTGCTTTGACGCTCTCGCGGAAGTTGTTCGATGAGAAACATCAGCAACCGCCGCAGTTCCACGGCATTGGGATACAAAAAAGTCTGATATCCAATATCGCCGCGGTAACCGCTATCCTTGCATCCCTGCGCCAAGGAGCTGGCCACTCCGAAGCGCTGGGCCATCGCTCCGCCGGGAAGGGTCCGAGGAAGCTGCAAGTCTGGACGGATCTCCGCCAGACAGCCGGAGACCGCTCGCACCACCTGTTCCGGGGTGAATCCGGACAGTTCCTCCGTCGGTTCGATGGCCGCGTCCACCTGGTGCAGCTGGTGCATGATTATCTTGTCCACTTCGTCCATGATTCGctttatttactatttattttcgcattttaatgagagtgttttttttttgtggctctCTTGTGACAGTCACAGCGATACGTGAACAAAGAGGTCCGGCAACGTTAGCGGTTTTCTCAAGCCGATGTGGCAGCACCAGTTTGattcaaaaagtaatttaatttgtaacaaatttttgtttcattaatttacaaatgcaTTATAAGTGACCTATTTAAACTCCATTGTTAAATTCGTTAAACGCAGCAGAAGcgttaaaattttaataaaatacatttttcaattttttttaattttgactTGACTCGAACATTAACGTAAAAGTAATACCCtagaaaaatttattttttatgaataaCTCAAAAACATGCAATCCAGTTGGAGAGCCCCAAACATTAATACAAATTTGGTAATGTTTGAAGGTATTTTTGTGACACCCCTTcttatttttcacatttctatTACTGTCCCCTGAAATTTTAACCCTGACACGGTGTCTTAACGTCATTATTTTATAACCAACCCTTTACCCGTGATTGAGCGAAACACTTgctgatattttttatagcaGACTGGGCAGAAAATCGTCTTTGCGGGCACGCAACCACAAAGTCTAATTGAATTTGGCCAGCACCGCAGAATGCGATATAAACGGGGCATCGCGGTGATTGGAAACAGTTCAGCCCTGTGGCGCACACAGAGCGAAACGGGTAGCGGTTAAGGCGTATCGGTTAGGAATCGGTACGGTATCGGGTTAACCGGTATGGAACCGCTGTGCAATGCCAGTGAACCGCCTCTCCGCCCGGAGGCGAGGAGCTCTGGCAACGGGGACCTACAGTTCCTGGGATGGAATGTGCCTCCGGATCAGATTCAATACATCCCGGAGCACTGGCTGACCCAGTTGGAACCGCCCGCCTCTATGCACTATATGCTGGGCGTCTTCTACATATTCCTCTTCTGCGCCTCGACACTGGGTAATGGCATGGTCATCTGGATCTTCAGCACATCCAAATCGCTGAGGACACCATCCAATATGTTCGTGCTCAACCTGGCCGTCTTCGATCTGATCATGTGCCTCAAGGCGCCCATCTTCATCTACAACAGCTTCCATCGAGGATTCGCCTTGGGCAATACCTGGTGCCAGATATTCGCCTCCATCGGCTCCTATTCTGGCATTGGAGCAGGGATGACAAACGCGGCCATTGGCTACGATCGGTATAATGTGATCACCAAGCCAATGAACCGGAACATGACCTTCACCAAGGCGGTGATAATGAACATCATCATCTGGTTGTACTGCACGCCATGGGTTGTCCTGCCGCTCACCCAGTTCTGGGATCGATTCGTGCCAGGTGAGGTTTTTGACCCATTCAAATGTAAGGCTAGGGATTTTAAACGTGTTTATCTGTGCttagaaattttatttataatgagATTCTTGGGATTTCTTATTGCTTTTGCTGTGAAGGGTATGCCAAATTGACTTACATATATAAGATATTAATAATAGATGCGATGAAAATTATACAGGTAATTTTGGAGATAATGGAGGGTGTTATCAGACAGTACTGCTTGGAGGCTTAGTTTGCCACTGGGTTCCATCGTGAGGTAGAGGACTCCTAATGTGGGGCGAGAAAAAAGTGCAGAGGCCTCGTTTTCCCATAAAGGCCATAAAGTTCCTTCGCAATCCCTGATTGTAACTACGATCATTCAGCGTATAGAACGTGGTATTCAGATAAAGGGCTGGTATCTGATACCCCAGCATTATGAGTGGCAGAATGCAGGCATATaagttgaaaataaaacttatgTTCAGTGCTATTGCCTCGGAACTAGTCGGTTTAATAACCATGATAATGTGTGCAATGTGAAGTATCACATATTGCCTCCGCATGTCttcattaattaaaagcagATGTATGTGTGTTGCCAAAGACAAAAAAGATCCAATAAGCATGTACATTGTAAACCAGAAAAAGTACCTTTGAAAGAGATTTGGGTGAATTTACAATATTATCGCTGTCATAATTACCTGTAATTATTGTGGCCAATGCAAGTCGCCGTGAAGATGCAGTGATGGTCCCGCCTCAAAATGCAGCACTTACACAGTTTGCAGTGCCAGGATCTCGGCTGTTTTAAGAGGCAAACGAGGTGgcttaaaattattaatatattttttaaatacgaTGCCTGTTACTCCGCTAGTTAGAGTGCGAAGaagaattttcaaaattaagTATCGATAGAAATCTCATAAGTGTTGGCAATGTAAATCTTTTGGACGGTTTACCGACGTTtacatacggacggacagacgtacagacatacggacggacggacagacggttATGGCCAGTTCGACTCGGCTAATGATCCttattaagaatatatatgctttataGAGCCGAAAACGGCGTCTTTTTacttgttacatacttttcaatgagTAATCGTGTGCTATCCGCACCTCCACATTTCACAAATGCTTTTGCGTGGAGATACAGATACTACTACTTACCGGCACAAGCATCTGGCAGTGGTCACAGAAGTGCCACAGGTGCTCCTCCTCTGGTGACGGTATCTGCCGATCCTTGGGCAAGGAAGTCACCGCAGAGGAAGTGCGATGACAGGCAAGCATATTTCCCAGGAAGTTGTAGACGATGAACAGTGCAATAAGCCAGGCGATCTTGAAGAACAGTCCATTGGGGTCGTAGATCATGGGCAATATATAGAACATTTCCAGCGAGAAAAACAGGACGGTTCCTACTAAAACCAATCCTATGGCGGCGGG from Drosophila yakuba strain Tai18E2 chromosome 3L, Prin_Dyak_Tai18E2_2.1, whole genome shotgun sequence carries:
- the LOC6534394 gene encoding opsin Rh4 yields the protein MEPLCNASEPPLRPEARSSGNGDLQFLGWNVPPDQIQYIPEHWLTQLEPPASMHYMLGVFYIFLFCASTLGNGMVIWIFSTSKSLRTPSNMFVLNLAVFDLIMCLKAPIFIYNSFHRGFALGNTWCQIFASIGSYSGIGAGMTNAAIGYDRYNVITKPMNRNMTFTKAVIMNIIIWLYCTPWVVLPLTQFWDRFVPEGYLTSCSFDYLSDNFDTRLFVGTIFFFSFVCPTLMILYYYSQIVGHVFSHEKALREQAKKMNVESLRSNVDKSKETAEIRIAKAAITICFLFFVSWTPYGVMSLIGAFGDKSLLTPGATMIPACTCKLVACIDPFVYAISHPRYRMELQKRCPWLGVNEKSGEISSAQSTTTQEQQQTTAA
- the LOC6534395 gene encoding probable palmitoyltransferase ZDHHC24, with the translated sequence MCFMMTGCKYIANAHPKRFANIAHPAAIGLVLVGTVLFFSLEMFYILPMIYDPNGLFFKIAWLIALFIVYNFLGNMLACHRTSSAVTSLPKDRQIPSPEEEHLWHFCDHCQMLVPPRSWHCKLCKCCILRRDHHCIFTATCIGHNNYRYFFWFTMYMLIGSFLSLATHIHLLLINEDMRRQYVILHIAHIIMVIKPTSSEAIALNISFIFNLYACILPLIMLGYQIPALYLNTTFYTLNDRSYNQGLRRNFMAFMGKRGLCTFFSPHIRSPLPHDGTQWQTKPPSSTV